The proteins below are encoded in one region of Ferruginibacter lapsinanis:
- a CDS encoding RNA-binding S4 domain-containing protein — MEIEKLRLDKYLWAIRLFKTRSQAADACDKNKVKYKGDNVKASKTVNIGDEYEVKTEAKRWIIKVTGLLPKRVQYSEAIKFYEDITPVEELDRIKFQAAVFHTGKRMSKQGRPTKKDKRDLDDFTQWNTD, encoded by the coding sequence ATGGAAATTGAAAAACTCAGGCTGGACAAGTATTTATGGGCTATCCGACTTTTTAAAACAAGAAGCCAGGCGGCTGATGCATGCGATAAAAACAAGGTGAAATATAAAGGAGATAATGTAAAAGCATCTAAGACGGTAAATATTGGCGATGAATATGAAGTAAAGACCGAGGCTAAACGCTGGATCATAAAAGTAACGGGATTATTACCGAAAAGAGTTCAGTACAGCGAAGCAATTAAGTTTTATGAAGATATTACTCCAGTTGAAGAATTAGACCGCATCAAATTTCAGGCGGCTGTTTTTCATACCGGTAAAAGAATGAGTAAGCAAGGCAGACCGACAAAAAAAGACAAAAGAGACCTGGACGATTTTACACAATGGAATACGGATTAA
- a CDS encoding dipeptidase — translation MQIWKEYQDKNKDRFLNELLDLLRIPSISAKGEHKADMIKCAEAFKQRLLEAGADKVEIYPTAGHPIVYGEKIIDPSKPTVLVYGHYDVQPAEPLDLWKSGPFDPVIVDGKIFARGSCDDKGQVYMHVKALETLVKTNTLESNIKFCIEGEEEIGSPNLGVFVAAHKELLKADVILISDTAMISLDTPSIDIGVRGLSYIEVEVTGPNRDLHSGVYGGAVANPITILAKMIASCHDENNHITIPGFYDDVVIATDEERKLMAAAPFDEKEYKDDLGIKELWGEKGFTTNERTGIRPTLELNGIWGGYQGEGAKTVLPSKAFAKISARLVPNQSSVKITEKLLNHFKLIAPAGVTVSAFEHHGGEAYMTPIDSIAYQAAAKAIETTFNKKPIPVRGGGSIPICALFEKELGVKIVFMGFGLDSDNLHSPNEKFNLENFYKGIETIPFFHKNFCELSK, via the coding sequence ATGCAGATCTGGAAAGAATATCAAGACAAGAATAAAGACCGCTTTTTAAATGAATTACTGGACTTACTTCGTATCCCAAGCATTAGTGCAAAGGGAGAGCATAAAGCTGACATGATCAAATGTGCTGAGGCTTTTAAACAACGTTTGCTTGAAGCGGGTGCAGACAAAGTTGAGATCTACCCTACCGCAGGCCACCCGATCGTGTACGGAGAAAAGATCATAGACCCAAGTAAGCCAACTGTATTGGTTTATGGGCATTATGATGTGCAACCTGCAGAACCACTTGATCTTTGGAAAAGCGGGCCATTTGATCCTGTAATTGTAGATGGAAAAATATTTGCAAGGGGTAGTTGCGATGACAAAGGGCAGGTGTATATGCATGTTAAAGCTTTGGAAACTTTAGTTAAAACAAATACACTTGAAAGCAATATCAAGTTTTGTATCGAAGGTGAAGAAGAGATCGGATCTCCTAACCTGGGGGTATTTGTTGCCGCACATAAAGAGCTATTAAAAGCTGATGTGATTTTGATTAGCGATACCGCAATGATCAGTTTAGATACACCCAGCATTGATATCGGTGTAAGGGGTCTGAGCTACATTGAAGTGGAAGTAACAGGCCCAAACAGAGATCTGCATAGTGGCGTATATGGAGGTGCTGTTGCAAACCCTATTACTATCTTAGCAAAGATGATCGCAAGCTGTCATGATGAAAATAATCATATCACTATTCCTGGTTTTTATGATGATGTAGTAATAGCTACTGATGAGGAAAGAAAATTAATGGCTGCAGCTCCATTTGATGAAAAAGAATATAAAGATGATCTAGGCATAAAAGAATTGTGGGGTGAAAAAGGATTTACCACCAATGAAAGAACCGGCATAAGACCTACGCTCGAGTTAAATGGCATCTGGGGCGGTTACCAGGGTGAAGGAGCAAAAACTGTTTTACCAAGTAAAGCATTTGCAAAAATTTCAGCCCGATTGGTTCCCAATCAATCATCTGTAAAGATCACAGAAAAACTGTTGAACCACTTTAAATTAATTGCTCCTGCAGGCGTTACCGTTAGTGCATTCGAACATCATGGAGGAGAAGCTTACATGACCCCCATTGACAGCATAGCATATCAGGCTGCAGCAAAAGCAATTGAAACAACCTTTAATAAAAAACCTATTCCTGTTCGTGGAGGCGGAAGTATTCCTATCTGTGCATTATTTGAAAAAGAATTAGGTGTTAAGATCGTATTCATGGGCTTTGGATTGGATAGCGATAACTTGCATAGTCCGAACGAAAAATTCAACCTGGAAAATTTTTATAAAGGCATAGAAACGATCCCATTTTTTCACAAAAACTTTTGTGAATTAAGTAAATAA
- a CDS encoding T9SS type A sorting domain-containing protein, giving the protein MKIFTPLKNGRLKFYTIFIILCSSIYSTAQVIRPYNQIYSNSLKGGHIMFGNTSMRMDSANGDELLYRMNDYGNYANGTTSQYGNDNSNMQFVDIDGGGTPVSLVSYGSSWNYSNANSQPAGWPNVTTLAGGPGSAPLGYGPTGGVNTTLTDRRTYYFTKTINFDPADHDKFIFELNLDDGAVVYVNGIEVGRINMNVGTPDYNTDAMGDIEPETITSFTVPSGAPFVNGNNTIQVEVHTSASNESGTDDLFFDLQLTGSGLNPTFNSSSADLVLPAGTNTIKYARLYWGGRITSGMSGADNINLRTILIRKGNAGPYTTGIAPSGQVDKASAAAIYTDSAYQSYVDITGFISSNGAGTYTVANVTAATGSRNSGGFYAGWSIVVVYENPTSTYSSVRIYDGFLQVYSGGNVTTQSITLTGLNAPSTPLNSSDAYMTTMAWEGDANLAASVINPDGDFMKLNNITVTNAHNPATNFWNGTITENGVDVTTKFPNYINQFGLDLDETDVGTGFGIVPNATQATVEFGTEADQYFPSVFAFTMKTKEPSIFIDKAVSDAIPPFHALTTNEILTYTLSGSNVGIGAAYKCTVIDTIPSNVTFVSGSLEVLASPGGIVGSKTDNAGDDVAFKGTVGSKTYVKFYIGTGATSSEGGVLESGENYSVRFKVITPAIASQVTTVANLVRIMGEGISGDQYVDDATAIIGPEGGSLAVKMSSFNVFKENGNAVLRWTTVSEDNNDHFEVEQSFDGINFYKVGTIAGNGTSQLVNNYQFINILYNNAVSVVYYRLKIYDRDDNISLTKIIALRLSGEEKINQLNIYPNPFVHNIKIQLHSDNDQISTIRIVNISGQVAIKRSIGLQAGENIIVLKDLEVLPKGTYTVEVQTQSGTQTQRIIKN; this is encoded by the coding sequence ATGAAAATTTTTACCCCACTAAAAAATGGCAGATTAAAGTTTTATACAATCTTCATTATACTTTGTTCATCTATTTATTCTACGGCTCAAGTAATAAGACCGTATAACCAAATCTATTCCAATAGCTTAAAAGGAGGGCATATAATGTTTGGTAATACAAGCATGCGCATGGATAGTGCAAACGGTGATGAATTATTATACCGTATGAATGATTATGGTAATTATGCTAATGGAACAACAAGCCAGTATGGTAATGATAATTCAAACATGCAGTTTGTTGATATTGATGGAGGAGGAACGCCTGTTTCACTTGTGTCATACGGAAGTTCATGGAATTATTCCAATGCAAACAGCCAGCCAGCGGGTTGGCCTAATGTTACTACACTTGCAGGTGGTCCGGGCAGTGCACCATTAGGCTACGGCCCTACGGGAGGCGTAAATACAACGCTTACCGATCGCAGAACATATTACTTCACCAAAACAATAAATTTCGATCCGGCAGATCATGATAAGTTTATATTCGAATTGAATTTAGATGATGGTGCAGTTGTATATGTAAATGGAATTGAAGTGGGTAGAATAAATATGAATGTCGGTACACCTGATTATAATACAGATGCGATGGGTGACATCGAACCTGAAACAATTACAAGTTTTACTGTCCCTTCCGGTGCACCATTTGTTAATGGTAACAATACCATACAGGTAGAAGTACACACTTCGGCAAGTAACGAAAGTGGAACAGATGACCTGTTCTTTGATCTGCAATTAACCGGGTCCGGATTAAATCCTACATTCAATTCATCTTCTGCAGACCTTGTGCTTCCTGCCGGTACCAATACTATCAAGTATGCTCGTTTGTATTGGGGAGGAAGAATAACAAGTGGAATGAGTGGTGCAGATAATATTAATTTGCGTACGATCCTGATTAGAAAAGGAAATGCAGGTCCTTATACCACTGGTATAGCTCCAAGTGGTCAGGTTGATAAAGCATCTGCTGCAGCAATTTATACAGATTCTGCTTATCAGTCATATGTTGATATTACCGGTTTTATCAGTTCAAATGGAGCAGGTACTTATACAGTAGCAAATGTTACTGCAGCAACAGGGTCCAGAAATAGCGGAGGCTTTTATGCTGGTTGGAGTATTGTAGTGGTATATGAAAACCCAACGTCAACTTATTCAAGTGTTAGAATTTATGATGGTTTTCTGCAAGTGTACAGTGGCGGAAATGTAACAACCCAATCAATAACGCTTACCGGTTTAAATGCACCAAGTACGCCATTAAATTCATCCGATGCATATATGACTACGATGGCTTGGGAAGGTGATGCAAATTTGGCCGCATCCGTTATTAACCCTGACGGAGATTTTATGAAATTGAATAATATTACAGTAACGAATGCTCATAACCCTGCTACGAATTTCTGGAACGGAACCATTACCGAAAATGGGGTAGACGTTACCACTAAATTTCCCAACTATATAAATCAGTTTGGTTTGGATCTGGATGAAACAGATGTTGGAACAGGATTTGGAATAGTACCCAATGCAACTCAAGCAACTGTTGAATTTGGCACAGAAGCAGATCAGTATTTCCCAAGTGTATTTGCTTTTACTATGAAAACAAAAGAGCCGAGTATATTCATTGACAAAGCTGTAAGTGATGCGATTCCTCCATTTCATGCGTTGACAACAAATGAAATACTTACTTATACATTATCAGGTTCTAATGTTGGTATTGGGGCAGCATATAAGTGCACAGTGATAGATACGATTCCATCTAATGTAACTTTTGTTTCAGGTAGCTTAGAAGTTCTGGCATCACCCGGTGGTATTGTTGGTAGTAAAACAGATAATGCCGGCGATGATGTTGCTTTTAAAGGAACAGTTGGTAGTAAAACATACGTTAAGTTTTATATTGGTACGGGAGCAACGAGTTCTGAAGGTGGAGTATTGGAATCAGGTGAAAATTATTCTGTGAGATTCAAAGTAATAACACCAGCTATAGCCAGTCAGGTTACAACAGTAGCCAACTTAGTGCGTATTATGGGAGAAGGTATTTCAGGTGATCAATATGTAGATGACGCCACAGCTATTATTGGTCCGGAAGGAGGTTCTTTAGCTGTAAAAATGTCTTCATTTAATGTATTTAAAGAAAATGGAAATGCAGTATTGAGATGGACAACTGTTAGCGAAGATAATAATGATCATTTTGAAGTTGAACAAAGTTTTGATGGAATTAATTTCTACAAAGTAGGAACGATAGCAGGTAACGGTACTTCTCAATTGGTAAATAATTATCAGTTTATTAATATTCTTTATAATAATGCAGTCAGTGTAGTTTATTATAGATTGAAAATTTATGATAGAGATGATAATATATCGTTAACAAAAATTATTGCACTGCGTTTGAGTGGAGAAGAAAAGATCAATCAACTTAATATTTATCCAAATCCATTTGTACATAATATTAAAATACAATTGCACAGTGATAATGATCAGATATCAACCATAAGAATTGTAAATATATCTGGCCAAGTCGCCATTAAACGTTCAATTGGACTTCAGGCAGGTGAAAATATTATTGTATTGAAAGATCTGGAAGTATTACCAAAAGGAACTTATACCGTAGAGGTTCAAACACAAAGTGGTACCCAAACACAACGAATTATAAAAAATTAG
- a CDS encoding START-like domain-containing protein, producing MSKKVLYTLEYPVRCSPGILYDFLRTPAGLQEWFADKVDERDGVFSFSWNGDDEKAELLETEQDKFVRFRWLHNAKDEYFEFSIDKSEVTNQTILIIKDFADKKEIKDQSQLWEYQVKDLFHRLGN from the coding sequence ATGAGCAAGAAAGTTTTATATACGTTAGAATATCCGGTAAGATGTTCTCCGGGGATACTCTATGATTTTTTACGTACACCGGCAGGATTACAGGAATGGTTTGCCGACAAAGTAGATGAGAGAGACGGGGTATTCAGTTTTTCATGGAATGGGGATGATGAAAAAGCAGAGTTATTGGAAACAGAACAGGATAAATTTGTTCGTTTTCGTTGGTTACATAATGCTAAAGATGAATATTTTGAATTCAGCATAGATAAATCTGAAGTAACCAATCAAACTATTTTGATCATAAAAGATTTTGCAGATAAAAAAGAAATAAAAGACCAAAGCCAGTTATGGGAATACCAGGTGAAAGATCTTTTTCATCGGTTGGGTAACTAG
- a CDS encoding alpha/beta hydrolase — protein sequence MIRILILLGGIAYAGSPLFAQTPKVSSGSVKRFENFASKYVDARNIDVWLPKGYSTKKKYQVLYMHDGQMLFDSAITWNHQAWEVDEVVGKLISQKKIKPCIVVGIWNSGANRDIDYVPQKPFETISPAQQDSLLKVRKPDGSPAFSGKVRSDKYLKFLVTELKPFIDKTFSTLSDRKNTFIAGSSKGGLISMYAICEYPAIFGGAACLSTHWTGVYTSDNNPIPDKILQYLSVHLPSPKNHRIYFDYGTETLDVLYERFQLKADAIMKAKGYTTTNWITKKFQGDDHSENAWRKRLHIPMTFLLNK from the coding sequence ATGATAAGAATACTCATTCTCCTAGGTGGTATTGCATATGCAGGATCGCCGCTGTTTGCTCAAACTCCAAAAGTTTCATCAGGCTCAGTAAAACGTTTCGAAAATTTTGCATCAAAATACGTTGATGCAAGAAACATAGATGTATGGCTGCCCAAAGGATATAGTACTAAAAAAAAATACCAGGTATTATATATGCATGATGGACAAATGCTTTTTGACAGCGCTATTACGTGGAATCATCAGGCATGGGAAGTGGATGAAGTGGTAGGAAAGCTTATCAGCCAAAAGAAAATAAAACCATGCATTGTGGTGGGTATATGGAATAGCGGAGCCAACAGAGATATCGATTATGTTCCTCAAAAACCTTTTGAAACAATTTCCCCTGCTCAACAGGATTCATTATTGAAAGTAAGAAAACCAGACGGCTCTCCTGCCTTCTCTGGTAAAGTACGATCTGATAAGTACCTAAAATTCTTAGTGACCGAGTTAAAACCTTTTATCGACAAAACATTTTCTACATTAAGCGATAGAAAAAATACTTTTATTGCCGGCTCCAGTAAAGGAGGATTAATCTCGATGTATGCTATCTGCGAATACCCTGCAATATTTGGGGGTGCCGCATGCCTTTCTACACATTGGACAGGTGTATACACTTCAGACAACAACCCTATTCCCGATAAGATATTACAATATTTATCTGTCCATTTACCCTCTCCTAAAAACCACCGTATCTATTTTGACTATGGCACAGAAACACTGGATGTTTTATATGAAAGATTCCAACTGAAAGCTGATGCGATCATGAAAGCAAAAGGATATACTACCACAAACTGGATCACAAAAAAATTTCAGGGAGATGACCATAGTGAAAATGCATGGAGAAAAAGATTGCATATACCTATGACATTCTTACTGAATAAATAA
- the ffh gene encoding signal recognition particle protein produces the protein MFNSLSEKLESAFKNIKGQGRISELNIANTVKDIRRALVDADVNYKIAKEFTDKVKETALGSKVLLSVNPGQQMVKIVQDELTQLMGGKESDFVITGNPAIILVAGLQGSGKTTFSGKLANYLKTKKGKSPLLVAGDIYRPAAIDQLEVLGGQIGVDVFSERENKDAVSIVQNAIKEAKAKNKNVIIIDTAGRLAVDEVMMTEVANIKAAVNPQEILFVVDSMTGQDAVNTAAAFNERLDFSGVVLTKLDGDTRGGAALSIKYTVNKPIKFASSGEKMETLDVFYPERMAQRILGMGDIVSLVEKAQEQFNEAEAAKLEKKIRKNQFDFEDFKTQLQQIKKMGNLKDLMAMIPGIGKQIKDIDIKDDAFKGIEAMINSMTLEERRNPDIITPSRKTRIAKGAGKDIVELNQFLKQFEQMKGMMKMMNKMPMGKMPGMGR, from the coding sequence ATGTTCAATTCGTTAAGTGAAAAATTAGAAAGTGCCTTTAAAAATATTAAAGGCCAGGGACGTATCAGCGAACTTAATATTGCTAATACGGTAAAGGATATACGCAGAGCATTGGTAGATGCCGATGTGAATTATAAGATCGCCAAGGAATTTACCGACAAAGTAAAAGAAACTGCTTTAGGTTCAAAGGTATTGTTATCTGTGAACCCCGGGCAGCAAATGGTAAAGATCGTTCAGGATGAATTGACTCAATTAATGGGTGGAAAAGAGAGTGATTTTGTTATTACAGGAAACCCCGCCATTATTTTAGTAGCAGGGCTGCAAGGTAGTGGTAAAACCACTTTCAGTGGTAAGCTGGCTAATTATCTGAAAACAAAAAAAGGAAAATCACCTTTATTGGTAGCTGGAGATATTTACCGTCCTGCGGCGATAGATCAGTTGGAAGTATTAGGCGGACAAATTGGCGTGGACGTATTCAGTGAAAGAGAAAATAAAGATGCCGTTAGCATTGTGCAAAATGCCATCAAAGAAGCTAAAGCAAAAAATAAAAATGTTATCATCATTGATACTGCCGGACGTCTTGCAGTAGATGAAGTGATGATGACGGAAGTTGCTAATATAAAAGCAGCTGTAAATCCTCAGGAAATATTATTTGTTGTGGATAGTATGACCGGACAGGATGCTGTAAACACGGCTGCTGCTTTTAATGAAAGGCTTGATTTTAGTGGCGTTGTACTGACCAAATTAGATGGTGATACCAGAGGTGGTGCGGCATTATCCATTAAATACACGGTAAATAAACCGATAAAATTTGCCAGCAGCGGTGAAAAAATGGAAACGCTGGATGTGTTCTATCCTGAAAGGATGGCGCAACGTATTTTGGGGATGGGGGATATCGTCAGTTTGGTTGAAAAAGCACAGGAACAATTCAATGAGGCAGAAGCGGCCAAGCTGGAAAAAAAGATCAGAAAAAATCAGTTTGATTTCGAAGATTTTAAAACACAGCTACAGCAGATAAAAAAAATGGGTAATCTAAAAGACCTGATGGCCATGATCCCCGGCATTGGCAAACAAATAAAAGACATTGATATTAAAGATGATGCCTTTAAAGGTATCGAAGCAATGATCAATTCAATGACATTAGAAGAGAGAAGAAACCCAGATATTATTACTCCCAGCAGAAAAACAAGAATCGCTAAAGGTGCCGGGAAAGACATTGTAGAACTGAATCAGTTTTTAAAACAGTTTGAACAAATGAAAGGCATGATGAAAATGATGAACAAAATGCCAATGGGGAAAATGCCGGGTATGGGACGTTAA
- a CDS encoding S9 family peptidase, translating into MGIKTHKWLLIIIVVFSVQTLSAQFPRDGIKWTSDGNGYYKLTGKSILKIDLATGAETHLVDPELLAGLPTSVAAFSISADNNKILIFTNTARVWRYKTRGDYWVLDIPSKKLSKLGATLTPQSLMYAKLSPDGRSVAYVSEKNIYVEDILSNKIKQLTFDGTRKLINGTFDWVYEEEFQCRDGFRWSPDGQSIAFWQIDATKIRDYYMLNTTDSIYSRVIPVEYPKVGESPSPARIGVINVNSGNIKWMNVEGDPQQHYITRMEWNDAKTLVIQQLNRKQQVSKLFYCNTVNGSSYSFYTESNNSWIETKDYWNNDDPTGWEWLNNGKEFLWVSEKDGWRHIYKLSSDGKKETLLTIGKYDIQNIKCIDTKGGYVYFMASPDNATQLYLYRVKLDGKSKQPEAISNLSLKGTNDYTLSPNARWAKHSFSSYKVPPVEEWVNLQNKMPLTSADFTEIPNTTVEYTKITTEDGVTLDAWINKPINFDSTKKYPIVFYVYGEPGSSTVTDEYGNQNNFLYDGDMSAEGYFQVSVDNRGTPSLKGAAWRKAIYRNIGRINVRDIAMAAKKIIDKPYIDKDRVAVWGWSGGGSTTLHLLFQYPELFKTGISIAALDNLLFYDNIYEERYMGLPQENREDFVKGSAINYVKNLKGNLLVIHGTGDDNVHYSNAEALVNELIKYNKLFQFMPYPNRTHSLSEGEGTRAHLSNIYTDYLRKNCPPGAK; encoded by the coding sequence ATGGGTATTAAAACGCATAAATGGCTGCTTATAATTATTGTTGTTTTTTCGGTTCAAACACTATCAGCACAATTTCCAAGAGATGGTATAAAATGGACAAGTGATGGAAATGGCTATTATAAGCTGACCGGCAAAAGCATTTTAAAAATAGATCTGGCAACCGGAGCAGAAACACATCTGGTTGACCCTGAATTACTGGCTGGATTACCAACATCTGTAGCGGCGTTTAGTATCAGCGCTGACAATAACAAAATATTGATTTTTACAAACACTGCCAGAGTGTGGCGTTATAAAACCAGGGGCGATTATTGGGTGTTGGATATTCCTTCAAAAAAATTGTCAAAACTGGGGGCTACATTAACACCGCAATCGTTGATGTATGCAAAACTCTCTCCTGACGGAAGATCGGTAGCTTACGTAAGCGAAAAAAATATTTATGTAGAAGATATTTTGTCAAACAAAATAAAGCAACTAACGTTTGATGGTACACGAAAATTGATCAATGGTACTTTTGATTGGGTGTATGAAGAAGAGTTTCAATGCAGAGATGGTTTTCGTTGGAGTCCTGACGGACAATCGATTGCTTTTTGGCAAATTGATGCTACCAAGATAAGGGATTACTATATGCTGAATACAACAGACTCTATTTATTCAAGAGTGATACCGGTAGAGTATCCCAAAGTGGGGGAGTCTCCATCTCCTGCAAGAATAGGTGTTATCAATGTAAACAGTGGTAATATAAAATGGATGAATGTTGAAGGAGATCCGCAACAGCACTATATTACCCGGATGGAATGGAATGATGCTAAAACTTTAGTTATTCAGCAATTAAATAGGAAACAACAGGTAAGTAAATTGTTTTATTGTAATACTGTTAATGGCAGCAGTTATTCTTTTTATACTGAAAGTAATAATTCATGGATCGAAACAAAGGATTACTGGAATAATGATGATCCTACAGGATGGGAATGGCTGAACAACGGAAAGGAATTTCTGTGGGTTAGTGAAAAGGATGGGTGGAGACATATCTACAAACTAAGCAGTGATGGTAAAAAAGAAACATTGCTCACTATTGGGAAATATGATATTCAGAATATCAAGTGTATAGACACCAAAGGCGGATATGTTTATTTTATGGCTTCGCCGGATAATGCAACGCAATTGTATTTGTATAGAGTAAAATTGGATGGTAAAAGCAAACAACCTGAAGCTATATCTAATCTCTCTTTAAAAGGAACGAATGACTATACGCTCTCTCCAAATGCAAGATGGGCAAAGCATTCTTTCAGTAGCTATAAAGTACCTCCTGTAGAAGAATGGGTCAATTTGCAAAACAAAATGCCTTTAACTTCAGCAGATTTTACAGAAATTCCCAACACCACAGTTGAGTATACGAAGATCACTACAGAAGATGGAGTGACGCTAGATGCCTGGATCAACAAGCCGATCAATTTCGATAGCACAAAAAAATATCCGATCGTATTTTATGTGTATGGTGAGCCGGGTAGTAGTACAGTAACAGATGAATACGGGAATCAGAATAATTTTTTGTATGATGGAGATATGAGTGCCGAAGGATACTTTCAGGTGTCGGTAGACAACAGAGGAACGCCATCTTTGAAAGGAGCAGCATGGCGTAAAGCTATTTACAGAAATATCGGTAGAATTAATGTGAGAGATATTGCGATGGCAGCAAAAAAAATAATAGATAAACCTTACATCGATAAAGACAGAGTGGCTGTTTGGGGATGGAGTGGAGGAGGTTCTACAACCTTGCATCTACTGTTTCAATATCCGGAACTTTTTAAAACAGGTATATCTATTGCAGCACTAGATAATTTGCTGTTTTATGATAATATTTATGAAGAAAGATACATGGGCTTACCGCAGGAAAACAGAGAAGATTTTGTAAAAGGTTCCGCTATCAATTATGTAAAAAATTTGAAAGGGAACTTGTTGGTGATACACGGTACAGGCGACGATAATGTGCATTATAGCAATGCCGAAGCATTGGTGAATGAACTGATAAAATATAATAAGTTATTTCAGTTTATGCCTTATCCTAACAGAACACACAGCCTCTCTGAAGGAGAAGGCACAAGAGCACATTTATCTAATATCTACACCGATTATTTAAGGAAAAATTGTCCTCCGGGTGCAAAATAA
- the trmD gene encoding tRNA (guanosine(37)-N1)-methyltransferase TrmD, producing the protein MKIDIISVVPDLLQSPFAHSIMKRAKDKGLLEVNVINLREYTTYARAQVDDYQFGGGAGMVMMVEPLVNAIESLQKKTTYDEIIFLTPDGETFNQKTANHLSLKKNLLLICGHYKGIDQRVRDHFITKEISIGDYVLSGGELAAAVLVDAIGRLIPGVLNDETSALTDSFQDNLLAPPVYTRPEEFRGWKVPEILLSGNHAKIDQWRQEQAHKRTQEKRPDLLEE; encoded by the coding sequence ATGAAAATAGATATTATTTCGGTAGTGCCGGATTTATTACAGAGTCCTTTTGCACATTCAATCATGAAGAGAGCAAAGGACAAAGGTTTGCTGGAAGTGAATGTGATCAATCTAAGGGAGTATACTACCTACGCCAGAGCACAGGTTGATGACTACCAGTTTGGCGGGGGGGCGGGCATGGTAATGATGGTAGAGCCCTTGGTAAATGCTATCGAAAGTTTACAAAAAAAAACTACTTATGATGAGATCATTTTCCTGACTCCGGATGGAGAAACCTTCAATCAGAAAACAGCCAATCATCTATCTCTGAAAAAGAATTTATTGTTGATCTGTGGTCATTATAAAGGTATTGATCAGCGTGTAAGAGACCATTTCATAACCAAAGAGATCTCTATAGGTGATTATGTATTAAGCGGAGGAGAATTGGCAGCCGCAGTTTTGGTAGATGCTATTGGCAGGCTGATACCCGGTGTTTTAAATGATGAGACTTCTGCTCTCACAGATTCGTTTCAAGACAACTTATTAGCCCCTCCTGTATATACCCGGCCTGAGGAATTCAGGGGCTGGAAAGTGCCCGAAATTCTCCTGAGCGGCAATCATGCTAAAATTGACCAATGGCGTCAAGAGCAGGCCCACAAAAGAACACAGGAAAAAAGACCAGATTTATTGGAGGAATAA
- a CDS encoding sigma-70 family RNA polymerase sigma factor, with protein sequence MRQLKITKSITNRESQSLEKYLQEIGKVELISPEEEVKLAIRIKQGDQCALDKLTKANLRFVVSVAKQYQNQGLTLSDLINEGNLGLIKAAQRFDETRGFKFISYAVWWIRQSILQALAEQSRIVRLPLNKVGLTNRISKAFSQLEQEYEREPTAEELATLLEIDTEEVAATLGAAARHVSMDQPFSEGEDGSLIDVLVNPNADSTDMEMTFKASLKTEIDRSLSTLTDRQKDVIRFFFGIGVDHPLSLEDIGEHFHLTRERVRQIKDKAITKLRSTSRCKLLRTYLGA encoded by the coding sequence ATGCGTCAACTCAAAATCACGAAGTCAATTACTAATCGTGAAAGCCAAAGCTTAGAGAAGTACCTTCAAGAGATAGGAAAAGTTGAATTAATTTCTCCTGAGGAGGAAGTTAAATTGGCAATCCGAATTAAACAAGGCGATCAATGTGCACTGGATAAGCTAACAAAGGCTAACCTGCGATTTGTAGTTTCTGTAGCAAAACAATACCAAAACCAAGGACTTACGCTATCCGACCTCATTAACGAAGGAAATCTCGGACTAATTAAGGCAGCCCAGCGCTTTGACGAAACCAGGGGCTTTAAATTTATATCCTATGCCGTTTGGTGGATACGCCAGAGTATCTTACAGGCATTGGCAGAACAATCAAGAATAGTGCGTTTACCACTCAATAAAGTAGGGCTAACCAATCGCATCAGCAAAGCTTTTTCTCAATTAGAACAAGAATATGAGAGAGAGCCTACAGCCGAAGAATTGGCTACGCTTCTTGAAATAGATACTGAAGAAGTGGCCGCCACCCTTGGTGCCGCCGCCAGACATGTTAGTATGGACCAGCCGTTTTCTGAAGGTGAAGACGGCTCATTAATTGATGTTTTGGTTAACCCTAATGCAGACAGTACTGATATGGAAATGACCTTTAAGGCCTCATTAAAAACAGAAATAGACAGGTCTTTAAGTACCCTTACAGACAGGCAGAAGGATGTGATCAGGTTTTTCTTTGGAATTGGCGTAGATCATCCACTTAGTTTGGAAGATATTGGCGAACATTTTCACCTTACCAGGGAAAGAGTTAGACAAATTAAAGATAAGGCTATCACCAAATTAAGATCTACTTCCAGATGTAAATTGTTACGTACTTATCTCGGTGCTTAA